Proteins encoded together in one Yersinia mollaretii ATCC 43969 window:
- a CDS encoding ABC-F family ATPase: MLSTNNITMQFGSKPLFENISVKFGGGNRYGLIGANGCGKSTFMKILGGDLAPSGGNVFLDPNERLGKLRQDQFAFENNTVLDTVIMGHGELWEVKEERDRIYAMPEMSEADGYKVADLEVAYGEMDGYSAEARAGELLLGVGIPVEQHYGLMSEIAPGFKLRVLLAQALFSDPEILLLDEPTNNLDIDTIRWLEQVLNERSSTMIIISHDRHFLNMVCTHMADLDYGELRVYPGNYDEYMTAATQARDRLLSDNAKKKAQISELQSFVSRFSANASKSKQATSRARQIDKIQLDEVKASSRQNPFIRFDQDKKLFRNALEVELLTKGFDSGPLFKKLDLRLEVGEKVAILGPNGIGKSTLLKTLVGDYEPDSGTVKWSENSRLGYYAQDHASDFEIELTVFDWMSQWKQEKDDEQAVRSVLGRLLFSQDDIKKKVGVLSGGEKGRMLFGKLMMQRPNILVMDEPTNHLDMESIEALNMALEMYEGTLIFVSHDREFVSSLATRVIEMTPSKLIDFTGNYEDYLRSQGIQS; encoded by the coding sequence GTGCTAAGTACTAACAATATCACCATGCAATTCGGCAGCAAGCCGCTGTTTGAAAACATTTCAGTAAAATTCGGTGGCGGTAATCGCTATGGCCTGATCGGCGCTAATGGTTGTGGTAAATCCACATTCATGAAAATCCTTGGTGGTGATCTGGCACCTAGCGGCGGTAACGTATTCCTTGACCCGAATGAGCGTCTGGGTAAATTGCGTCAGGACCAATTCGCTTTTGAAAACAACACAGTGCTGGACACCGTTATTATGGGTCACGGCGAATTGTGGGAAGTAAAAGAAGAACGCGACCGCATTTACGCCATGCCTGAAATGAGTGAAGCAGACGGCTACAAAGTGGCTGATCTGGAAGTTGCCTATGGTGAAATGGATGGTTACAGCGCAGAAGCCCGTGCCGGTGAATTGCTGCTCGGTGTGGGTATTCCGGTTGAACAACATTATGGTTTGATGAGCGAAATCGCTCCCGGCTTTAAATTGCGTGTGCTGTTGGCGCAGGCCCTCTTCTCAGACCCGGAAATTCTGTTACTCGACGAACCTACCAACAACTTGGATATCGATACTATCCGCTGGTTGGAACAAGTTCTGAACGAACGTAGCAGCACCATGATCATTATCTCCCATGACCGTCACTTCCTGAACATGGTGTGTACCCACATGGCGGATCTGGATTACGGCGAACTGCGTGTTTATCCGGGTAACTATGACGAATACATGACGGCTGCGACTCAAGCTCGTGATCGTCTGCTCTCTGATAACGCTAAGAAAAAAGCCCAGATCTCTGAGCTGCAATCTTTCGTTAGCCGCTTCAGTGCCAACGCCTCGAAATCTAAACAGGCAACTTCGCGCGCCCGTCAGATTGATAAAATTCAGCTTGATGAAGTGAAAGCCTCTAGCCGCCAGAACCCGTTTATCCGCTTTGATCAGGATAAAAAGTTGTTCCGTAATGCGCTGGAAGTTGAACTGTTGACCAAAGGTTTTGATAGCGGTCCTCTGTTTAAAAAGCTGGATCTGCGCCTGGAAGTGGGTGAGAAAGTGGCTATCCTCGGGCCGAACGGTATCGGTAAATCGACTTTGCTGAAAACGCTGGTAGGGGATTACGAACCCGATTCTGGCACCGTGAAATGGTCTGAAAACAGCAGACTCGGTTATTACGCGCAGGATCATGCCAGCGATTTTGAGATCGAACTGACAGTATTTGACTGGATGAGCCAGTGGAAACAGGAAAAAGACGACGAGCAGGCTGTGCGCAGTGTGCTGGGCCGTTTGCTGTTTAGTCAGGACGACATCAAGAAGAAAGTCGGGGTCTTGTCGGGTGGTGAGAAAGGGCGGATGTTGTTTGGTAAGCTGATGATGCAGCGTCCTAACATTCTGGTGATGGATGAGCCAACCAACCATTTGGATATGGAATCAATCGAAGCGCTTAACATGGCATTGGAAATGTACGAAGGCACATTAATCTTCGTTTCCCATGACCGTGAATTCGTTAGTTCATTGGCGACCCGCGTGATTGAAATGACACCTAGCAAGCTGATTGACTTTACCGGTAACTACGAAGATTATCTGCGTAGCCAAGGTATTCAGTCCTGA
- a CDS encoding M24 family metallopeptidase yields MDKMIAKRQIKLNPIDTPSRFNAVSKVAISDSTIAARKAKIISNMVRADIDYLFIYADKEHGGNFEYLAGFIPRFEEAAMVLHTSGEIYLLLGNENLKLSHYARVKNVGVHVPYFSLPNQPMENSKTVAELLADTGIQRAKKVGVVGWKLFTSKQDDNSQLFDIPYFILEAIKQSVSPSTAVINATALFIGSDTAARVINNANELAHYEYGANLASNCILNALAAVDIGKTEKQLGSYLADEGQPNTVVMIAATGARFEQANLYPGDKVVQLGDKISLTTGFKGGLSSRTGYAVHQADELPLAERDYLDRVAIPYYTTVVAWLENIRIGMLGKEMYSLVEAVSPKSQYHWSLNPGHLVADEEWLCSPIYSGSEERISSGMLFQIDIIPSVKGYAGVSAEECIALADQQLRLDLATHYPEVWQRIEHRRHYISHVLNIRLSEEVLPMSNSVGYLRPFLLDKQRALQCCDKA; encoded by the coding sequence ATGGATAAGATGATTGCTAAGCGCCAGATAAAACTTAACCCTATTGATACCCCATCAAGATTTAACGCTGTCTCTAAGGTCGCGATTAGCGATAGCACCATTGCTGCTCGGAAAGCCAAAATCATCAGCAATATGGTCCGGGCTGATATCGATTATCTATTCATTTATGCCGATAAAGAGCATGGTGGCAACTTTGAGTATCTGGCTGGATTTATTCCCCGATTTGAAGAGGCGGCGATGGTGTTACATACCTCAGGGGAAATTTATCTATTGCTGGGTAACGAGAATTTAAAATTATCTCACTATGCACGAGTGAAGAATGTCGGGGTTCATGTTCCCTATTTTTCTCTGCCAAATCAGCCGATGGAAAACAGCAAAACAGTGGCTGAATTGTTGGCGGACACCGGCATTCAAAGGGCTAAAAAAGTGGGCGTCGTCGGGTGGAAACTCTTTACCAGCAAACAGGACGATAATAGTCAGCTGTTTGATATTCCCTATTTTATTCTGGAGGCGATTAAGCAATCTGTTTCACCTAGCACGGCGGTTATTAATGCCACCGCACTCTTTATTGGCAGCGATACGGCTGCCAGAGTAATCAATAATGCTAATGAACTAGCACATTATGAATATGGAGCGAATCTGGCCTCTAATTGTATTCTTAATGCGCTGGCTGCCGTCGATATTGGTAAAACAGAAAAACAACTGGGCAGTTATCTGGCTGATGAAGGGCAACCCAATACAGTCGTCATGATTGCCGCGACGGGCGCTCGTTTTGAACAGGCTAATTTGTATCCCGGTGATAAAGTGGTTCAACTTGGCGATAAGATATCGCTGACCACTGGATTTAAAGGGGGGCTGAGTAGCAGAACGGGCTATGCTGTCCATCAGGCAGATGAACTGCCTTTGGCGGAAAGAGATTATCTCGATAGGGTTGCTATCCCTTATTACACCACCGTCGTGGCTTGGCTGGAAAATATTCGTATTGGCATGTTAGGCAAAGAGATGTATTCGCTCGTTGAGGCGGTATCCCCTAAATCACAATATCACTGGTCGTTAAATCCCGGTCATTTAGTGGCTGATGAAGAGTGGTTGTGTTCCCCTATTTATAGTGGTTCTGAAGAGAGAATCAGCAGTGGCATGTTATTCCAAATCGATATTATCCCTTCAGTAAAAGGTTATGCTGGTGTGAGCGCGGAGGAGTGTATTGCACTGGCAGATCAACAGTTACGCCTCGATCTGGCGACCCATTACCCAGAGGTTTGGCAAAGAATAGAGCATCGGCGTCACTATATTAGTCATGTGCTGAATATACGCCTTAGCGAAGAGGTGTTACCGATGTCGAATTCAGTGGGCTATTTACGGCCTTTCTTGCTGGATAAGCAGCGCGCATTGCAATGTTGCGATAAGGCATAG
- a CDS encoding MFS family transporter produces MAETTSIETISAENAAQSARLTEKADTRQRIRAIVGASSGNLVEWFDFYIYSFCALYFAPLFFPSDNPTTQLVQTAGVFAAGFLMRPIGGWLFGYIADKHGRKLSMLISVYMMCAGSLMIACLPTYASIGSLAPILLLVARLFQGLSVGGEYGTSATYMSEVAVKGRKGFYASFQYVTLIGGQLLALLVLVLLQQTLSSEVLHSWGWRIPFVLGALLAVVALYLRRSLNETSDEKTRNKKDAGSLKGLWKNRRAFIMVLGFTAGGSLSFYTYTTYMQKYLVNTAGMDVKTASLVMTAALFIFMLIQPLFGALSDRISRRTSMLTFGLLSMLLTVPILHALKGVTSPYIAFMLIVTALIILSFYTAIGGLLKAEMFPPEVRALGVGLSYAVANAMFGGSAEYVALSLKSFDMENSFFWYVSAMCFLTFLVSLRLHRKGEEVEL; encoded by the coding sequence ATGGCAGAAACAACATCCATCGAAACAATATCGGCAGAAAATGCAGCACAATCAGCACGCTTGACAGAGAAAGCTGATACCCGGCAGAGAATTCGCGCTATTGTTGGTGCCTCCTCTGGTAATTTGGTTGAATGGTTCGACTTTTATATTTACTCATTTTGTGCCCTCTATTTCGCACCTCTTTTTTTCCCCAGTGATAATCCAACGACTCAATTAGTGCAGACTGCGGGGGTTTTTGCCGCCGGATTTCTCATGAGGCCAATAGGCGGCTGGCTATTTGGTTATATTGCCGATAAACATGGACGTAAACTCTCCATGCTTATTTCCGTCTATATGATGTGTGCGGGTTCGCTAATGATTGCCTGCCTGCCAACCTATGCTTCCATCGGCAGTCTGGCACCGATTCTGTTATTAGTGGCTCGCTTATTCCAAGGCCTATCTGTTGGCGGGGAGTATGGCACCAGTGCGACTTATATGAGTGAAGTTGCAGTGAAAGGGCGCAAAGGTTTTTATGCCTCTTTCCAATATGTCACCTTGATTGGGGGGCAATTACTGGCCCTATTAGTGCTGGTGCTATTACAGCAAACCTTGTCATCAGAAGTATTGCACAGTTGGGGCTGGCGAATTCCATTTGTGTTGGGAGCATTGCTGGCGGTGGTTGCTCTCTATTTACGCCGTTCACTGAATGAAACCTCCGATGAAAAAACCCGAAATAAGAAAGATGCCGGGAGTTTGAAAGGTCTGTGGAAGAACCGCCGTGCATTTATTATGGTGCTGGGCTTCACGGCGGGTGGTTCTCTCTCTTTTTATACTTACACCACCTATATGCAGAAGTATTTGGTTAACACTGCCGGAATGGATGTGAAAACTGCCAGTTTAGTGATGACGGCTGCATTGTTTATTTTTATGCTGATTCAGCCACTGTTTGGCGCATTATCTGACCGCATTAGCCGCCGTACCTCTATGCTGACTTTTGGCCTATTATCAATGTTGCTGACGGTGCCTATTTTGCATGCCCTCAAGGGGGTCACTAGCCCTTATATCGCTTTTATGCTGATTGTTACTGCTTTGATTATTCTTAGCTTCTACACCGCTATTGGTGGGTTACTGAAAGCCGAAATGTTTCCACCGGAAGTTAGAGCGCTGGGAGTGGGGCTATCTTATGCCGTGGCGAATGCGATGTTTGGCGGTAGCGCTGAATATGTGGCGCTGTCGCTCAAGTCTTTTGACATGGAAAATAGTTTCTTTTGGTATGTTTCAGCAATGTGTTTCCTAACCTTCTTGGTCTCCTTGCGTTTACACCGTAAAGGAGAAGAGGTCGAGTTATAG
- a CDS encoding DUF924 family protein: MDYQKILKFWFSEMDSALWFKKDEDFDAHLRQHFGSVWQAASKGELAHWRQNIEGRLAEILVLDQFSRNMFRDLPTSFSCDGMALVLAQEAVSSGQTGLLSDVQRGFLYMPYMHSESALIHQQALALYTELGDELQLDYELRHKAIIDRFGRYPHRNHILGRVSSAEEQAFLLQPGSAF; the protein is encoded by the coding sequence ATGGACTATCAAAAAATTCTTAAGTTCTGGTTTAGTGAAATGGATTCGGCGTTGTGGTTCAAAAAGGATGAAGATTTTGATGCCCATTTACGTCAGCATTTTGGTTCAGTTTGGCAAGCTGCATCAAAGGGAGAACTGGCGCATTGGCGACAAAATATCGAGGGACGTTTGGCTGAAATACTGGTATTGGATCAGTTCAGCCGAAATATGTTCCGCGATTTACCCACCTCTTTTTCTTGTGATGGTATGGCGTTAGTCTTGGCCCAAGAGGCTGTCAGTAGTGGTCAGACAGGGCTATTATCTGATGTACAACGCGGTTTTCTCTATATGCCATATATGCATTCAGAGTCGGCACTAATTCATCAACAAGCGCTGGCGCTCTATACCGAATTAGGCGATGAACTCCAGTTGGATTATGAATTACGCCATAAAGCGATTATTGATCGTTTTGGCCGCTACCCGCACCGAAATCATATTCTCGGACGCGTCTCCAGCGCGGAGGAACAAGCTTTTCTGTTACAACCCGGCTCGGCATTCTAG
- the moeA gene encoding molybdopterin molybdotransferase MoeA: MDHCNTSDLLSLEQALTKMLSRVTPLQATEIVPLADAAGRITASAINSPIAVPPFANSAMDGYAVRCNELSSGVPLPVAGKAFAGAPFKEAWPANTCVRIMTGAPIPVGADAVIMQEQAVVSEQGITFTGSAQLGQNIRLAGEDIEQGAAVFPAGVKLGAAQLPLLASLGIADVAVFRTLKIAIFSTGDELQAIGQPLGEGQIYDTNRFAVHLMLQKLGCQIIDLGVIRDDQQALREAFEQADGVADLVISSGGVSVGEADYTKQMLEELGDIGFWKLAIKPGKPFAFGKLDHAWFCGLPGNPVSAALTFYQLVQPLIAKLSGHSEWHPPVRLKAKAVTKLKKSPGRLDFQRGIFSTNTNGELEVRTTGHQGSHIFSSFSQGNCFIVLERERGSVAVGETVEIELFNALLGG, encoded by the coding sequence ATGGATCACTGTAATACCTCGGACTTACTCTCTCTGGAACAAGCACTGACTAAAATGCTGTCACGGGTCACGCCATTGCAAGCAACAGAAATCGTCCCACTCGCGGATGCTGCGGGGCGTATCACAGCCAGTGCAATCAATTCCCCCATTGCCGTTCCACCTTTCGCCAATTCGGCGATGGACGGTTATGCTGTGCGCTGTAATGAGCTTAGCAGCGGAGTGCCACTTCCGGTGGCCGGAAAGGCTTTTGCAGGTGCGCCTTTTAAAGAGGCATGGCCTGCCAACACCTGTGTCCGCATTATGACTGGTGCGCCGATTCCTGTGGGAGCCGATGCCGTTATCATGCAAGAACAGGCTGTGGTGAGCGAACAAGGCATCACATTTACTGGCAGTGCGCAGCTCGGGCAAAACATCCGTCTGGCGGGTGAAGATATTGAGCAAGGTGCGGCGGTGTTCCCTGCTGGCGTAAAATTAGGTGCCGCACAACTCCCCTTGCTGGCATCACTGGGTATCGCCGATGTCGCTGTTTTCCGAACATTAAAAATCGCTATTTTCTCTACGGGTGATGAGTTACAAGCGATCGGGCAGCCACTGGGCGAAGGGCAGATTTACGACACTAATCGCTTTGCGGTTCACTTAATGCTGCAAAAATTAGGCTGCCAAATTATTGATCTTGGTGTCATCCGTGACGATCAACAGGCATTACGCGAAGCATTTGAGCAAGCCGATGGCGTTGCTGATCTGGTCATCAGCAGCGGTGGCGTCTCTGTCGGTGAAGCGGACTACACCAAACAGATGTTGGAAGAGCTGGGCGATATCGGTTTCTGGAAATTAGCGATCAAACCCGGCAAACCTTTTGCCTTTGGCAAATTGGATCACGCCTGGTTCTGCGGCTTACCGGGTAATCCGGTCTCGGCTGCCCTCACCTTCTATCAGTTAGTGCAACCGTTGATTGCTAAACTCTCAGGTCACTCAGAGTGGCATCCGCCAGTCCGCTTAAAAGCAAAAGCAGTGACAAAATTGAAAAAATCCCCTGGCCGTTTGGATTTCCAGCGTGGGATTTTCTCTACCAATACCAACGGCGAGCTGGAAGTGCGCACCACGGGCCATCAAGGGTCTCATATATTCAGCTCATTTAGCCAAGGCAACTGTTTCATTGTACTGGAGCGGGAGCGCGGCTCGGTAGCGGTTGGCGAAACCGTCGAAATAGAGCTATTTAACGCGCTGTTAGGGGGCTGA
- the darC gene encoding darobactin export ABC transporter periplasmic adaptor subunit yields MDIQIKKKKPTNRNAKLIVFCTLLMLIACVFYIIRLSTLQSTLLISREDVTFHTVQPEAYQETLITRAITVPKESIIVSSERGGKVIEIVKPAFARIVKGDVIARLSNYDFMLETTSKMADITEQTNNLRNMKMRLEQDNRDTKVNLQEAQHQLEIISKNLARHQALDKNSLIAKSEVEYQLDLFRHWKIKSEIFNQHNDANKKSIPAQFKHIEESIQLLGRMMKMVESGLEQLVITAPIDGTLSFLDIELGQQIKPGEKIAVIDNLTSYYFNAYFSEYYLDKIKPQSHIASQISGQDTPLFIESVSTIVENGQFKAKLIPVDETSLELKRGQSIEIHIPLQEKNNSVLLVPSESIISDKNGNSYLYIYQEKFDHAMKTKVEVKRRNAMKTEITSGLKAGECIVILPEKNSTEYNIVEFK; encoded by the coding sequence ATGGATATACAAATCAAGAAAAAAAAGCCTACAAATAGAAATGCGAAATTAATTGTATTCTGTACATTGCTTATGCTTATTGCATGTGTTTTTTATATCATCCGATTATCCACACTGCAAAGCACCTTGTTAATTTCACGGGAGGATGTCACCTTTCATACGGTTCAACCGGAAGCTTATCAAGAGACATTGATTACCCGCGCCATAACTGTCCCCAAGGAGAGTATTATTGTATCGAGTGAGCGTGGAGGGAAAGTCATTGAAATCGTCAAGCCCGCTTTTGCGCGCATCGTAAAAGGCGATGTGATCGCTCGTTTATCTAATTATGACTTCATGCTAGAAACAACATCTAAGATGGCTGATATTACAGAGCAAACAAATAACTTACGTAATATGAAGATGCGATTGGAGCAAGATAATCGCGACACAAAAGTTAATTTGCAAGAGGCTCAACATCAATTAGAGATAATTTCTAAGAATTTGGCAAGGCATCAAGCGCTCGATAAAAACTCACTGATTGCAAAGTCAGAGGTAGAGTATCAGCTCGATCTATTCCGGCATTGGAAAATCAAGAGTGAAATATTTAACCAACATAATGATGCGAATAAAAAATCAATTCCAGCACAGTTTAAGCACATCGAGGAATCCATTCAATTACTTGGAAGAATGATGAAGATGGTTGAAAGTGGCTTGGAGCAACTCGTTATAACCGCACCTATTGATGGGACGTTATCTTTTCTCGATATCGAACTAGGGCAGCAAATAAAACCGGGTGAGAAAATCGCCGTAATAGATAATTTAACATCTTATTACTTCAATGCTTATTTCAGTGAGTATTATCTCGATAAAATCAAGCCGCAGAGCCACATCGCGTCACAAATCAGTGGGCAGGATACCCCCCTTTTTATTGAGTCAGTATCCACCATTGTAGAAAATGGTCAGTTCAAAGCTAAACTCATTCCCGTTGACGAAACCTCTCTCGAACTTAAAAGGGGGCAATCCATTGAAATACACATTCCATTGCAAGAGAAAAACAATAGCGTATTGCTAGTGCCTAGCGAGAGCATTATTTCAGACAAAAATGGAAACAGTTACCTCTATATTTATCAGGAAAAATTTGATCATGCGATGAAAACAAAAGTTGAAGTAAAACGAAGAAATGCCATGAAAACAGAAATTACATCAGGATTAAAGGCGGGGGAATGCATAGTTATACTCCCAGAGAAGAATAGTACTGAGTACAATATTGTTGAGTTCAAATAA
- the moeB gene encoding molybdopterin-synthase adenylyltransferase MoeB: MLPELSDAQALRYNRQIVLRGFDFDGQEKLNAAKVLIVGLGGLGCAAAQYLAVAGVGHLTLLDFDTVSLSNLQRQILHRDNRIGMSKVASAALTLSEMTPYLSLKTIDGQLDDDQLAATIAGHHLVLDCTDNVASREQLNRLCHAQRKPLVSGAAIRMEGQVTVFTYQEDQPCYRCLSRLFGNNALTCVEAGVMAPLVGIIGNLQAMEAIKLLTDYGKVVSGRILMYDAMTAEFRSLTLTKDAHCEVCSKV; the protein is encoded by the coding sequence ATGCTGCCTGAACTCTCCGATGCACAAGCCCTGCGCTACAACCGGCAAATCGTCCTGCGTGGTTTTGATTTTGACGGACAGGAAAAGCTTAACGCAGCCAAGGTGTTAATCGTAGGATTGGGCGGTCTTGGCTGTGCGGCAGCACAATATCTGGCAGTGGCAGGGGTGGGCCATCTTACACTGCTGGATTTTGATACCGTTTCTCTCTCCAACTTGCAGCGGCAAATTCTGCATCGCGACAACCGCATCGGGATGTCTAAAGTCGCCTCTGCCGCACTCACACTGTCAGAGATGACCCCATATCTGTCACTGAAAACCATTGATGGTCAGCTAGATGACGATCAACTCGCGGCCACCATTGCTGGGCACCACTTGGTGTTGGATTGCACCGATAATGTCGCCAGCCGAGAACAATTGAACCGTCTGTGCCATGCCCAGCGTAAACCGCTGGTTTCAGGGGCGGCGATTCGGATGGAGGGGCAAGTCACTGTCTTTACCTATCAGGAGGATCAGCCCTGTTATCGCTGCCTTAGTCGGCTGTTCGGCAATAACGCGCTCACCTGTGTTGAAGCTGGGGTGATGGCCCCATTGGTGGGAATTATTGGTAACTTGCAGGCGATGGAAGCCATAAAATTACTGACAGATTATGGGAAAGTGGTCTCGGGCCGGATATTGATGTATGACGCCATGACGGCAGAATTTCGCAGTTTAACACTGACAAAAGATGCCCATTGTGAGGTTTGCAGCAAGGTTTAG
- the darD gene encoding darobactin export ABC transporter ATP-binding protein, producing the protein MLNMQNADKFHTTKTVRTKALNHLNLTVKKGDFVSIMGPSGSGKSTLLNIIGMFDSLDRGSLTLAGREVTNLNYSQKISLRRELIGYIFQSFNLIPHLSIFDNVALPLKYRGIAKKERIERVNQVLNIFGIDNRRDHKPMQLSGGQQQRVAIARAMVSEPALLLADEPTGNLDSKNARGVLQQLKYINKKGTTIIMVTHSDEASTYGSRIITMKDGNFI; encoded by the coding sequence ATGCTAAATATGCAGAATGCGGACAAGTTCCACACAACCAAAACGGTTAGAACCAAGGCTTTAAATCATCTCAATCTTACCGTAAAAAAAGGTGACTTCGTTTCTATCATGGGGCCATCAGGATCGGGTAAATCAACATTACTCAATATTATCGGCATGTTTGACTCTCTGGACAGAGGCTCACTTACCTTAGCGGGGAGAGAGGTTACAAACCTAAATTATTCACAGAAAATTTCGTTACGTCGAGAGTTGATAGGATATATATTTCAATCATTTAATCTGATTCCCCATTTATCCATTTTTGATAATGTCGCGTTGCCGCTGAAATATCGTGGCATTGCCAAAAAGGAGCGCATTGAACGAGTCAATCAAGTTTTAAATATTTTCGGTATCGACAACAGGAGAGATCATAAACCGATGCAGTTGTCAGGCGGCCAACAGCAGCGGGTGGCTATTGCCAGAGCGATGGTATCCGAACCGGCATTACTCTTGGCAGATGAACCCACCGGCAATTTGGACAGTAAAAATGCACGTGGCGTACTTCAGCAATTAAAATATATCAATAAGAAAGGTACAACCATTATTATGGTCACCCATTCAGATGAAGCCTCAACCTATGGAAGCAGAATCATTACCATGAAAGATGGCAATTTCATCTGA